The Nomia melanderi isolate GNS246 chromosome 7, iyNomMela1, whole genome shotgun sequence genome includes a window with the following:
- the LOC116425112 gene encoding signal peptidase complex subunit 1-like, which translates to MNSWKEYIKSIPTHMDYEGQARAEKLSRVIITLFGVVGLIWGYVIQQFSQTIYILGAGFVMAALITVPPWPMYRRKPLDWQKPQQQPAVTAKLKKKK; encoded by the exons atgaattcGTGGAAAGAATATATTAAGTCCATTCCAACTCACATG GACTATGAAGGCCAAGCAAGGGCAGAAAAATTATCCAGGGTGATTATAACGCTGTTCGGT GTAGTAGGACTAATATGGGGATACGTGATCCAGCAGTTTTCGCAAACAATCTACATCCTTGGCGCCGGATTCGTAATGGCTGCTTTGATTACAGTACCACCGTGGCCTATGTACCGCCGTAAACCATTGGATTGGCAAAAGCCACAGCAACAGCCGGCAGTCACCGCCaaattaaagaagaagaagtag
- the Spase12 gene encoding signal peptidase complex subunit Spase12 yields the protein MSSWIQYIKSLPMHMDYDGQARAENLSRVIITLFGVVGLIWGYLIQQFSQTIYILGAGFLMAAIITLPPWPMYRRKPLDWQKPQSDVNTKSKRKK from the exons atgagcTCGTGGATACAGTACATTAAATCCCTTCCCATGCATATG GATTATGATGGGCAAGCACGAGCAGAAAATTTATCGCGGGTCATTATAACGCTATTTGGA GTGGTTGGATTAATATGGGGATATCTGATTCAACAATTTTCCCAGACTATTTATATTCTTGGCGCTGGATTTCTAATGGCAGCAATAATCACATTACCACCTTGGCCAATGTACCGCCGTAAGCCTCTGGACTGGCAGAAACCACAGTCCGATGTCAATACCAAgtcaaaaaggaaaaaataa
- the LOC116425109 gene encoding uncharacterized protein LOC116425109, with the protein MRSLSIALIVFGILAVALSSPVPGYHGSHHHVRIHVPYHVHTVHHHHVKKIPVHHVEKVPVPVPIPIHHVQKVPVPVPVHHVEKVHVPVPVVEKVHVPVPVHAEKGWW; encoded by the exons ATGCGCTCCCTGTCCATCGCC CTGATCGTGTTCGGAATACTGGCCGTGGCCTTGTCTTCGCCGGTGCCAGGCTACCACGG TTCACACCACCACGTCCGCATCCACGTGCCTTATCACGTGCACACGGTCCATCATCATCATGTGAAGAAGATACCCGTGCACCACGTCGAGAAGGTGCCGGTGCCCGTACCGATCCCCATCCATCACGTGCAGAAGGTGCCCGTTCCGGTACCCGTTCACCATGTCGAAAAAGTTCACGTGCCGGTCCCTGTCGTGGAGAAGGTTCACGTGCCGGTACCTGTTCACGCGGAGAAGGGATGGTGGTAG
- the LOC116425103 gene encoding prestin isoform X2: MSAITPELTVRRPVYQQDELNQLYKYAKPKESLLQSVAFRCKKIKPMMALKNSIPLIGWLSKYDWKRDILGDIIAGITVAVMHIPQGMAYAILGNVPPIVGIYMAFFPVLVYFFLGTSRHNSMGTFALICMMTGKVVTTYSSQGHVFGNGTEGNEVLSSVANQYSPVEVATAVTFTVAMIQLAMYVLRLGIIATLLSDSLVSGFTTAAAIHVFTSQVKDLLGLRNLPKRKGPFKVILTYVDVLENIRDANVIAISLSAVTIIILIINNVLKPRIAKVSPFPIPIEMLAVVVGTVLAVYGNLETAYGVVTVGHIPVGLPAPSLPPISLVPSILIDSFVITMVSYTISMSMALIFAQKLSYEVDSNQELVAQGVGNLVGSFFSCMPFTASLSRSLIQQTVGGHTQLASLISCGILVSVLLWIGPFFEPLPRCILASIIVVALQGMLMKVTEFKRFWKLEKTDGLIWGITFTTVVLLDVEYGLLIGIVLCVGKLIMFAVHPYTCTLALVPGTELYLDTKRYKGTVELPGIKIFHYAGSLNFACRQHFREEVYKVAGLTPRKEPDAGFKHDELKEIKKLRTLILDFTRVSHIDLAAATTLGNLIDEYCDADVSVYLAGCSGPVYEMTRKCNLTECRGGLFAVFPTVADAVNFARSTNELCSVPTWSSSVYEDANSARL, from the exons ATGTCGGCGATCACGCCGGAATTGACAGTGAGGCGGCCGGTCTACCAGCAGGACGAGCTGAATCAGTTGTACAAATATGCGAAACCCAAGGAATCGC TATTACAGAGCGTCGCGTTCAGATGCAAGAAAATCAAGCCCATGATGGCTCTGAAAAATTCCATACCTCTAATCGGCTGGCTATCGAAGTATGATTGGAAGAGGGACATATTGGGAGATATCATCGCTGGAATTACTGTCGCGGTGATGCATATTCCCCAAG GAATGGCGTACGCAATCCTAGGCAACGTGCCACCGATAGTCGGCATCTATATGGCTTTCTTCCCAGTGCTCGTCTATTTCTTCCTCGGCACGTCTAGACATAATTCGATGG GCACGTTCGCGCTGATCTGCATGATGACCGGAAAAGTGGTCACGACTTACAGCTCCCAGGGTCACGTGTTCGGCAACGGTACCGAAGGAAACGAAGTGTTGTCCTCCGTCGCCAATCAATATTCACCCGTGGAAGTCGCGACCGCGGTCACGTTCACCGTCGCCATGATTCAG TTAGCGATGTACGTGTTGCGGTTGGGGATCATCGCGACCCTTCTATCCGACAGCCTCGTTAGCGGGTTCACCACCGCAGCGGCCATTCACGTGTTCACGTCGCAAGTGAAGGACCTGCTGGGACTGAGGAATCTGCCCAAACGGAAAGGTCCTTTCAAGGTTATCTTG ACTTACGTGGACGTTCTCGAGAATATCCGCGACGCCAATGTCATCGCCATCTCGCTCTCGGCGGTGACTATCATCATTCTGATCATCAACAACGTGTTAAAG CCAAGAATTGCGAAAGTGAGCCCGTTCCCGATTCCCATAGAAATGCTGGCTGTAGTGGTGGGCACGGTTCTCGCGGTGTACGGGAATCTGGAGACCGCTTACGGAGTTGTGACTGTGGGTCACATACCAGTCgg CTTGCCAGCTCCATCGCTGCCGCCAATATCCCTGGTGCCCAGCATTTTAATCGACAGTTTCGTCATCACCATGGTGTCCTACACCATATCGATGTCCATGGCGTTGATCTTCGCGCAGAAGCTCAGCTACGAGGTGGACTCCAATCAGGAACTCGTCGCGCAG GGCGTCGGTAATTTAGTTGGATCCTTCTTCTCTTGCATGCCCTTCACAGCTTCGCTGTCTAGATCCTTGATCCAGCAAACTGTCGGAGGGCACACTCAGCTGGCCAGCTTGATATCCTGCGGCATTCTGGTCAGCGTTCTGCTGTGGATCGGGCCGTTCTTCGAGCCGTTGCCTCGG TGCATCCTAGCGAGCATAATCGTAGTGGCTCTGCAAGGGATGCTGATGAAGGTGACGGAGTTCAAGAGATTCTGGAAACTGGAGAAGACGGACGGTCTGATTTGGGGAATAACGTTCACGACGGTGGTCCTGTTGGACGTGGAGTACGGCTTGCTGATCGGGATCGTCCTTTGCGTGGGCAAGCTGATCATGTTCGCGGTGCACCCGTACACCTGCACGCTCGCTCTAGTACCTGGTACCGAGCTTTATCTGGATACCAAGAGATATAAAGGC ACCGTCGAGCTGCCGGGAATCAAAATCTTTCACTACGCCGGTAGCTTGAACTTCGCCTGTCGTCAGCACTTCCGCGAGGAGGTGTACAAAGTTGCCGGGCTGACGCCGCGGAAAGAACCGGACGCCGGCTTCAAGCACGACGAGCTCAAGGAAATTAAGAAG CTGCGCACCCTGATCCTCGATTTCACCAGGGTGAGCCACATCGATCTAGCCGCCGCGACCACCCTCGGGAACCTGATCGACGAGTACTGCGACGCCGACGTGTCCGTCTACTTGGCGGGCTGTTCCG GACCTGTGTACGAGATGACGAGAAAGTGCAACCTGACGGAATGCAGGGGCGGCCTGTTCGCCGTGTTCCCCACCGTCGCCGACGCGGTCAATTTTGCAAGATCCACCAACGAACTGTGCTCCGTGCCCACGTGGAGCTCCTCCGTGTACGAGGACGCCAACAGCGCGAGACTGTGA
- the LOC143174696 gene encoding uncharacterized protein LOC143174696 gives MDKRAHVFLFAFVISIALVSSMPTPGGGHHEHTHFIIHVPELIHKHHHTHVKKIHHIHKEEDDGHEHIEEW, from the exons ATGGACAAGAGAGCGCAC GTTTTCCTGTTTGCTTTCGTCATTTCGATCGCTCTGGTATCATCGATGCCGACTCCTGGAGGTGGTCATCACGAACA CACGCACTTCATCATACACGTGCCCGAGCTCATTCACAAACATCATCACACTCACGTGAAGAAGATTCATCACATACACAAGGAAGAAGATGACGGACACGAGCACATAGAGGAATGGTGA
- the LOC116425103 gene encoding prestin isoform X1: protein MTDYLSDEMSAITPELTVRRPVYQQDELNQLYKYAKPKESLLQSVAFRCKKIKPMMALKNSIPLIGWLSKYDWKRDILGDIIAGITVAVMHIPQGMAYAILGNVPPIVGIYMAFFPVLVYFFLGTSRHNSMGTFALICMMTGKVVTTYSSQGHVFGNGTEGNEVLSSVANQYSPVEVATAVTFTVAMIQLAMYVLRLGIIATLLSDSLVSGFTTAAAIHVFTSQVKDLLGLRNLPKRKGPFKVILTYVDVLENIRDANVIAISLSAVTIIILIINNVLKPRIAKVSPFPIPIEMLAVVVGTVLAVYGNLETAYGVVTVGHIPVGLPAPSLPPISLVPSILIDSFVITMVSYTISMSMALIFAQKLSYEVDSNQELVAQGVGNLVGSFFSCMPFTASLSRSLIQQTVGGHTQLASLISCGILVSVLLWIGPFFEPLPRCILASIIVVALQGMLMKVTEFKRFWKLEKTDGLIWGITFTTVVLLDVEYGLLIGIVLCVGKLIMFAVHPYTCTLALVPGTELYLDTKRYKGTVELPGIKIFHYAGSLNFACRQHFREEVYKVAGLTPRKEPDAGFKHDELKEIKKLRTLILDFTRVSHIDLAAATTLGNLIDEYCDADVSVYLAGCSGPVYEMTRKCNLTECRGGLFAVFPTVADAVNFARSTNELCSVPTWSSSVYEDANSARL from the exons ACTACTTGAGCGACGAGATGTCGGCGATCACGCCGGAATTGACAGTGAGGCGGCCGGTCTACCAGCAGGACGAGCTGAATCAGTTGTACAAATATGCGAAACCCAAGGAATCGC TATTACAGAGCGTCGCGTTCAGATGCAAGAAAATCAAGCCCATGATGGCTCTGAAAAATTCCATACCTCTAATCGGCTGGCTATCGAAGTATGATTGGAAGAGGGACATATTGGGAGATATCATCGCTGGAATTACTGTCGCGGTGATGCATATTCCCCAAG GAATGGCGTACGCAATCCTAGGCAACGTGCCACCGATAGTCGGCATCTATATGGCTTTCTTCCCAGTGCTCGTCTATTTCTTCCTCGGCACGTCTAGACATAATTCGATGG GCACGTTCGCGCTGATCTGCATGATGACCGGAAAAGTGGTCACGACTTACAGCTCCCAGGGTCACGTGTTCGGCAACGGTACCGAAGGAAACGAAGTGTTGTCCTCCGTCGCCAATCAATATTCACCCGTGGAAGTCGCGACCGCGGTCACGTTCACCGTCGCCATGATTCAG TTAGCGATGTACGTGTTGCGGTTGGGGATCATCGCGACCCTTCTATCCGACAGCCTCGTTAGCGGGTTCACCACCGCAGCGGCCATTCACGTGTTCACGTCGCAAGTGAAGGACCTGCTGGGACTGAGGAATCTGCCCAAACGGAAAGGTCCTTTCAAGGTTATCTTG ACTTACGTGGACGTTCTCGAGAATATCCGCGACGCCAATGTCATCGCCATCTCGCTCTCGGCGGTGACTATCATCATTCTGATCATCAACAACGTGTTAAAG CCAAGAATTGCGAAAGTGAGCCCGTTCCCGATTCCCATAGAAATGCTGGCTGTAGTGGTGGGCACGGTTCTCGCGGTGTACGGGAATCTGGAGACCGCTTACGGAGTTGTGACTGTGGGTCACATACCAGTCgg CTTGCCAGCTCCATCGCTGCCGCCAATATCCCTGGTGCCCAGCATTTTAATCGACAGTTTCGTCATCACCATGGTGTCCTACACCATATCGATGTCCATGGCGTTGATCTTCGCGCAGAAGCTCAGCTACGAGGTGGACTCCAATCAGGAACTCGTCGCGCAG GGCGTCGGTAATTTAGTTGGATCCTTCTTCTCTTGCATGCCCTTCACAGCTTCGCTGTCTAGATCCTTGATCCAGCAAACTGTCGGAGGGCACACTCAGCTGGCCAGCTTGATATCCTGCGGCATTCTGGTCAGCGTTCTGCTGTGGATCGGGCCGTTCTTCGAGCCGTTGCCTCGG TGCATCCTAGCGAGCATAATCGTAGTGGCTCTGCAAGGGATGCTGATGAAGGTGACGGAGTTCAAGAGATTCTGGAAACTGGAGAAGACGGACGGTCTGATTTGGGGAATAACGTTCACGACGGTGGTCCTGTTGGACGTGGAGTACGGCTTGCTGATCGGGATCGTCCTTTGCGTGGGCAAGCTGATCATGTTCGCGGTGCACCCGTACACCTGCACGCTCGCTCTAGTACCTGGTACCGAGCTTTATCTGGATACCAAGAGATATAAAGGC ACCGTCGAGCTGCCGGGAATCAAAATCTTTCACTACGCCGGTAGCTTGAACTTCGCCTGTCGTCAGCACTTCCGCGAGGAGGTGTACAAAGTTGCCGGGCTGACGCCGCGGAAAGAACCGGACGCCGGCTTCAAGCACGACGAGCTCAAGGAAATTAAGAAG CTGCGCACCCTGATCCTCGATTTCACCAGGGTGAGCCACATCGATCTAGCCGCCGCGACCACCCTCGGGAACCTGATCGACGAGTACTGCGACGCCGACGTGTCCGTCTACTTGGCGGGCTGTTCCG GACCTGTGTACGAGATGACGAGAAAGTGCAACCTGACGGAATGCAGGGGCGGCCTGTTCGCCGTGTTCCCCACCGTCGCCGACGCGGTCAATTTTGCAAGATCCACCAACGAACTGTGCTCCGTGCCCACGTGGAGCTCCTCCGTGTACGAGGACGCCAACAGCGCGAGACTGTGA